The DNA segment AGGCATACATCAAGCCCAATAAAATCGGCAAGTTGTAATGGTCCCATAGGGTGTGCCATACCTAGTTTCATAACAGTATCTATTTCATATACACCTGCTACACCATTGTATAATGTTTCTATAGCCTCGTTTATCATTGGCATCAAAATACGATTTGCCACAAAGCCAGGGTAATCATTTACCTCTACAGGAACTTTACCTAGTTGTTCAGATAGCTCCATGATACTTTTAGTAACCTCATCAGATGTATTGTACCCTCTAATGATTTCTACAAGTTTCATGATAGGCACAGGGTTCATAAAGTGCATTCCTATTACTTTGTCCTGTCTTGTAGTAACAGCAGCAATTTGTGTAATAGATATAGATGATGTATTAGTTGCTAGAATGGTTTTTTCGTCACAAAAATCATTTAGATCTCTAAATATTTTCAGTTTTAAATCTACATTTTCAGTAGCCGCTTCTACAACCAGATCAGTATTTACTACACCGTCTTTCATATCGGTATAAGTAATAATGTTACCGATGGTTTTATGCTTGTCCTCTTCGGTTATTTTACCTTTTGCTACCATTCTATCTAGGTTGGCAGCTATAGTAGCCATACCTTTATCTAATGATTTTTCAGATATATCAATAAGTTTTACGCTAAAGCCGCTTTGTGCAAACGTATGGGCAATACCATTACCCATAGTGCCTGCGCCAATTACTGCTATGTTTTTCATGATGATGTTGTTATATTAGTTTATTGTTTGTTTTGTTATAGGGATAACGATTTTACTCGTTAAAACAGTCTATTATTCTGTATGCAATGCGTAGTGCTTCTGTACCATCTTCTAGCGTAACAATAGGAGTACCATTGTTGTTTATAGCATCGGCAAATGTTTCTAGTTCATCTAGTATAGCATTATTAGCTTCTACATCGGGATTTTCAAAATAGATTTGTTTTTTAATCCCTTCAGCATTTTGTAGTATCATATCAAAATCGCCAGGAGTTTCAGGAGCATCTTTCATTTTTACTACTTCGCACATTTTATCTAGAAAATCTACAGAGATGTAAGCGTCTTTTTGAAAGAAACGTGTTTTTCGCATATTTTTTAAAGATATACGGCTTGACGTAAGGTTAGCAACACAGCCATTTTCAAACTCAATACGAGCATTGGCAATATCTGGTGTATCACTAATTACAGATACTCCGCTTGCATTGATGTTTTTTACTTTGCTTTTTACTACACTTAGTATTACATCAATATCATGTATCATTAAGTCGAGTACTACAGGCACATCTGTTCCGCGAGGATTAAATTCGGCAAGGCGGTGTGT comes from the Flavobacterium arcticum genome and includes:
- a CDS encoding 3-hydroxyacyl-CoA dehydrogenase family protein; this translates as MKNIAVIGAGTMGNGIAHTFAQSGFSVKLIDISEKSLDKGMATIAANLDRMVAKGKITEEDKHKTIGNIITYTDMKDGVVNTDLVVEAATENVDLKLKIFRDLNDFCDEKTILATNTSSISITQIAAVTTRQDKVIGMHFMNPVPIMKLVEIIRGYNTSDEVTKSIMELSEQLGKVPVEVNDYPGFVANRILMPMINEAIETLYNGVAGVYEIDTVMKLGMAHPMGPLQLADFIGLDVCLSILNVMHDGFKNPKYAPCPLLVNMVRAGKLGLKSGEGFYDYSERKKAEKVAYKK
- a CDS encoding Gfo/Idh/MocA family protein, yielding MLKIGVLGAGHLGKIHLRLLNQSEKYELVGFYDPNSENADKISRELGYHKFNSISELVAAVDVVDIVTPTLSHYDCAKEVIQAGKHVFLEKPISNTVEEAEEIIALAKQYNVQGQVGHVERFNPAFISTKNMIYNPMFIETHRLAEFNPRGTDVPVVLDLMIHDIDVILSVVKSKVKNINASGVSVISDTPDIANARIEFENGCVANLTSSRISLKNMRKTRFFQKDAYISVDFLDKMCEVVKMKDAPETPGDFDMILQNAEGIKKQIYFENPDVEANNAILDELETFADAINNNGTPIVTLEDGTEALRIAYRIIDCFNE